The Dehalococcoidia bacterium genome has a window encoding:
- a CDS encoding epimerase, translating to MAIVKVLVLGGTVFLGRRVVEATLAGGHEVTLFNRGQSNPGLYAGDGRVEHLHGDRDGGLAPLARRRWDVLIDTSGYVPRIVRQSARLLAEAVGRYVFVSSISVYDERRPGIDEQAKIATLADETVEEVGGESYGPLKALCEREVEAALPGRAIGVRAGLIVGADDRSDRFTYWPRRLARGGEVLAPGRPQRPVQIIDARDLAEWMLRLAADGGSGVFNATGPAHTLTMRDALETCRAVAGNAAHFTWTPDAWLLEQGAGPWLELPLWVPENDQFAGFMEVDCRKAIAAGLSFRPLAETVRETLAWDVARPAEERANPRAGMRPEREAELLARWHAGGQP from the coding sequence GCCACGAGGTCACACTCTTCAACCGCGGCCAGAGCAACCCCGGTCTCTACGCGGGCGACGGCCGCGTCGAACACCTCCACGGCGACCGCGACGGCGGCCTGGCGCCGCTGGCCCGCCGGCGCTGGGACGTGCTGATCGACACCTCAGGCTATGTACCGCGCATCGTGCGGCAGTCGGCGCGGCTGCTGGCCGAGGCGGTGGGACGCTACGTCTTCGTCTCCAGCATCTCCGTCTACGACGAGCGCCGCCCCGGCATCGACGAGCAGGCGAAGATCGCCACGCTCGCCGATGAGACGGTGGAAGAGGTGGGCGGCGAAAGCTACGGTCCGCTGAAGGCGCTGTGCGAGCGTGAGGTCGAGGCGGCGCTGCCCGGCCGTGCGATCGGCGTGCGCGCCGGCCTGATCGTGGGCGCCGACGATCGCTCGGATCGCTTCACCTACTGGCCGCGGCGGCTGGCGCGCGGCGGCGAGGTGCTGGCGCCGGGCCGGCCGCAGCGGCCCGTGCAGATCATCGATGCACGCGACCTGGCCGAATGGATGCTGCGGCTGGCGGCGGACGGCGGCAGCGGCGTCTTCAACGCCACCGGCCCAGCGCACACGCTGACTATGCGCGACGCGCTCGAAACCTGTCGCGCCGTCGCCGGCAATGCGGCACACTTTACCTGGACTCCCGACGCCTGGCTGCTGGAACAGGGCGCCGGCCCGTGGCTGGAGCTGCCGCTGTGGGTGCCGGAGAACGATCAGTTCGCCGGCTTCATGGAGGTGGACTGCCGCAAGGCGATCGCCGCCGGCCTCAGCTTCCGCCCGCTGGCCGAAACGGTGCGCGAGACGCTGGCCTGGGACGTGGCCCGCCCCGCGGAAGAGCGGGCAAACCCACGCGCCGGCATGAGGCCGGAACGCGAGGCCGAGCTGCTGGCCCGCTGGCACGCAGGCGGTCAGCCATGA
- a CDS encoding fumarylacetoacetate hydrolase family protein translates to MFSLVTYAAEGGPRVGVLVNERVANADAALSEMPGGTSMLAVLEQWDAALPLLAELAERAAAGKTETRPLSQTRLLAPLPRPANLYCAFANYVDHMKEMGGTPADPETEDAFLFQVPVNAVIGPEEPIPAPAGVVRLDWEGELAAVIGRAARDLSPQHALSCVAGYTIVHDVSIRGAEARRGDNGGRPDWLAAKGRAGFKPLGPAIVPAQFVPDPQKLALRTRVNGATKQDSSTAQMIYSTAQLISHVSRLVGVAPGDVIATGTPAGVGLPRHESLKPGDVVEIEIEGLGVLRNPVGSGV, encoded by the coding sequence GTGTTCAGCCTTGTCACCTACGCGGCCGAGGGCGGCCCGCGAGTCGGTGTGCTGGTCAACGAGCGTGTGGCCAACGCGGACGCGGCGCTGAGCGAGATGCCCGGCGGCACGTCAATGCTGGCCGTGCTGGAGCAGTGGGACGCGGCGCTGCCGCTGCTGGCCGAGCTGGCCGAACGCGCGGCGGCGGGAAAGACAGAGACACGGCCCCTGTCCCAGACGCGGCTGCTCGCGCCGCTGCCGCGGCCGGCCAACCTCTACTGCGCCTTTGCCAACTACGTCGACCACATGAAAGAGATGGGCGGCACGCCGGCCGATCCCGAGACCGAGGACGCCTTCCTCTTCCAGGTGCCGGTGAACGCCGTGATCGGGCCCGAGGAACCAATCCCCGCGCCGGCCGGTGTCGTGCGCCTCGACTGGGAAGGCGAGCTGGCGGCGGTGATCGGCCGCGCCGCCCGCGATCTCTCGCCGCAGCACGCGCTGAGCTGCGTGGCCGGCTACACGATCGTGCACGACGTCAGCATCCGCGGCGCCGAGGCGCGGCGCGGTGACAACGGCGGCCGGCCCGACTGGCTGGCGGCGAAGGGGCGTGCGGGCTTCAAGCCGCTGGGGCCGGCGATCGTGCCGGCGCAGTTTGTGCCCGATCCGCAGAAGCTGGCACTGCGCACGCGCGTCAACGGCGCCACCAAGCAGGATTCGAGCACCGCGCAGATGATCTACAGCACGGCGCAGCTCATCAGCCACGTCTCGCGCCTCGTCGGCGTGGCGCCGGGCGACGTGATCGCCACGGGCACGCCCGCCGGCGTGGGCCTGCCGCGCCACGAGTCCCTCAAGCCCGGCGACGTGGTCGAGATCGAGATTGAGGGGCTGGGCGTGCTGCGGAACCCGGTAGGGTCTGGGGTATAG